DNA sequence from the Anomalospiza imberbis isolate Cuckoo-Finch-1a 21T00152 chromosome 14, ASM3175350v1, whole genome shotgun sequence genome:
CCGGCATCACGAGGCAATAATAAGGACCAAGGGGAAGCAGCTCTCTCAGCGCCAGCAGCAGGGACCCGAGTCTTTGAGCAGCCGCTCCTCCTCTCCTCAGGGTCTCCGccagctggggagggaggaCCCTCGCCTCCAAGGCATTCCCGAGGTCCCCCGCCCACGAGCAGCGGCGgtcgctgccgccgccgcctcgtCCAGCTCCGGTGGGAGATGGAAGCCCCTGCACGGGGCTCAGCGAGGGGTGGGAGCCGCCGCCCCTCCCCACCGGACCTTACGGAACTGCGCCTCTCCGTTTGCCCTCCCCGCCCCAATGTCTTCCATAGTATTTATTTAATTAGTATTTAATTTgtaatgttttctttgtttttgctGAGTCTGTATCACTGTGATGGTGAGCTCCGGGCTGTGGGATGAGGCCGTCCCCCCGCCCCTCTCCAGCGTGCCCCGAGGCCAGCCAGGCCCAGGGATTCCCGTCCCTCCCTTGCCTTTGGAgctggctcctgctgccagcgCTCAGCCCCAGCCGGGAGCCAGCCccactgctccatcccctgccGTGCTCCTCCTCCATCTCATtcgtgctgctgctccctgtccccGGCGGCGCCGCCCGGGCAGGCGCAGCCCGCGGCCCCCAGCGCGTCCCCCGCTTCGGCAGCTTGTGCCCCGCCCCAGGCTGTGTCCCCTGGCAGGAGCCGCCCCCGCGGGGTCCCGGGAGCGGCCTGCTGTGCGGCAGCGGGTGCGGGCGGGCTGCTCTGCCTCGGGGCCGGTACAGTTTTATTGTACAGGTGCTAACAGGACTGAGGTCGGGACAGTCGGGGGATTTCTGGCTCTCCCCGCTCCGCAGCGGGAGCCTtgggtgaggtttttttgttggttcgttttttctttgtgttgtGTTTctccccagccagggcaggcGTTTCCCCCCTTGGAGCCCCGCTGCCAGCCTTCCCCCGAGGGCCCGGCAGCACCTTCTTTAGGCCAAGGGTTTTTTGCCTTTGGGTGTGTATTCTGGTTGCTCTTTCTGATTTCTGTTTTATTATATGCAGCAACAGGCTGTGGTGTCAAAAACACTGATGTACAGAAAAAACCTGCATCAGGCTCCCTGgctcctgccttttttttttttcgtgtCCAGGCAGATTTCTGTGCATGTCAGCCTGAGTGTATGgctcagggaagggagaggggaagtGGCCTGTGGGACCTGCAGGGCCCATGTGTCTGCACAGCTGGAAAAACAGGGAGACTCCACTGCTCCTCCCAGCTTCCTGCCTGACCctggtgctgggagcactgcAGCCGAGCCCAGCGATCCCCAAACACACATGTCGGGGGAGCCCTGTCTGATCCCTGCACCCCACAGCCTGTCCGTGGGGCAGCCGATCCCTGGCTGGCTTTACTCAcccctgtgggagcagagggagctcAGGGCAGTGCTGTAAGCTTGTTATTTGTTTCCATCGGAAGGGCAGCAGGAATGCCATGATGGCAGGACTAAGAGGAAAGCTTTTCCCACACACCACCAAGAGGAACTCCCCAAAGTGGTACAGGAGCAGTCAAGGCAGGTCttaaaaagagagaggagaggtGCTCCCACACTGGGGGAGGTTCCTCGTGAACCTAAGGAGGTGCAGCCATAGGGAAAACTCACCAAATGAATGATCTGAAATGTTCACTTGGAGGCAGGTGGGTGGGAGGGAGCTGACAGGGTTCAGCTGGGGCACCAGCCCAGGGCTCTCAaccagaggagctggagcaccTGAAGCCTGGCTGTGCTTGGCTGGAGGAGCTCAGGGGCTCTCCTGCTCTGCACGGGCCTCACCTGCAGCTGATTTTCCCCCTGATACACCAGGCACAGGTGGGCACGATTAGaggaatgaaatattttattaaaactgGTTCATCTCAATGAGCCATGGCCAAGAGTAGGGCGGCAGTGCCGTCCATCCCCACGTCTCTGGTGTGCTGTGCTCAGGCCGTTgtggctgcctggagcagcGGCTGTCCCTGAGGTCCTGCAGGGCGCTGGCAGCATGAGGCTGTCCAGCCGTGCGGGAGTGCCAGGATGCCCTGCAGAACAGGGAGggcggctgctgctgagccagggcaTCAGTGCCTGTGGAGGGGGCAGAGCTGTGGGCCTTGGTCTGTGTCCACTCATCAGTGATCTGAGGAGAAGCTGAATTCTTCTCTTGTGTTGGAGTCTCAGTTTCTGTCTCCTGGTCAACCATGAGGGGAGCAGCTgaatttttctcctcttctgccaCACTATCTGTCTGTGTCCCCTGCTCAGCATAATGAACAGCTGAATCCACCTCTTGTGCCCAGGTCTCAGTCTGGGTTTCCTGTTCCACACGGTGAGAGGCCTTTCTCTGTGGGTCAGGAATTGCTTTCCTCGTGGAGGCCTGGAAGGAGAGTTGGGGATTTGTAGAGGTCACTGGgcttcccccagcagcagccgctGGGACAggagtgcaggagctgctgggcctgCAGCGCTGTGGGCAAGGAAGGCCTCGTCCGGCCCTCTGTGCTTGGCCCTCACCGGTTCTGGCCCCACCGGGCCGCTGCAGGCCCGGCGGCTTCTCACGGGTCGCTGCGGGCCACGGGCTGCGGCTCTGCTGGCCAGGATGGCCGGCTGCAAGGAGCCACCAGGGCGGGACCTGCGCCCCTGCGGGCCTTGTTCCCGGCCCCCCTCGTCCCGGCTGAGACGGCTCTCGGTACCCCCCCGAGCTCAGGGAGCTGCGGGACGATGTCAGCCGGGACACGGACCGgccctggctgccctgggagctgcgGGGCGATGTCAGCCGGTGCAGGGACCGgccctggctgccctgggagctgcgGGGCGATGTCAGCCGGGACACGGACCGGCCCTGGGAGCTGCGGGGCGATGTCAGCCGGGACACGGACCGgccctggctgccctgggagctgcgGGGCGATGTCAGCCGGTGCAGGGACCGGCCCTGGGAGCTGCGGGGCAGTGTCAGCCGGTGCAGGGACCGGCCCTGGGAGCTGCGGGGCAGTGTCAGCCGGTGCAGGGACCGGCCCTGGGAGCTGCGGGGCAGTGTCAGCCGGTGCAGGGACCGGCCCTGGCTGccctgaggctgctgcagctgtgggcgggaggaggaagaggtgcGGGATggaggcagctgcctgggcagggtgctGGTACAGCCGGTGCCATCCTCCCGTTGGCCTTTCCCTCTATCTCTCAGCTGGTGCCTCTCCTTGGGGCTCTGGGGACTGGGGTTCTGCTCCTCCATGGCTCCTTTTCCACAGGTGTCCTGGGAAGCTGCCACTTCCTCAGCAAGGTGTTCTGCTTGAGTTGGAACCCCAGAGGGGTTCCTTAAACACCCCACAGGCAGGATGtggccctgctgtgtcacaatggccccttggtgtcatgaggccctgcagtgtcacaacgGCCCAAGGGCACCATGAGGCCCTGCATCACCCAATGCAGTTTTCAGGTGTgttgggtttgcatggccaggttttggcAGCAATGGGGCTActggggtggcttctgtgagaaattGCCAGAACTTTCCCCATGTCCGACAGAGCCAATGCCACTGGCTCCAGGATGCAcccactgctggccaaggctgagcccagcagAGATGGTGGTGACACCTCGGGGATAAAAGATTtaactgcagcccatgggaaggacTCACGCTGGAGAACTTCATGGAGCACTggctcctgtgggagggaccccacactGGAGTAGGGGAAGGACTACAACCCccctccctgagcagggacagaaacaacgtgtgatgaactgaccatggcactcattccctgtctccttgTGATgatgggagggaggatggagagcccaggaaggaaagggagggaggggaagtgtttttaagatttgttttacttctcatcatcctgctctgattttgattAGTAATTGATTTTCCCAAGTTGAGTCTGTTTCGACAGTCTGGAGAACAGGCAGAGAGCCTGCAGGCCTGCTTGCTCACCAGTGGGAATTCCTGCAAGGAAAGATGGAGTTCTGCAGGCTTCTCCAAGGCTCACACAAGGGAAAACTGACCCCAGTGGGGCAGCATGCTCCCCTTTCCTCACCAGCCAGGCAGTGGTGCAGGAAGGAGCAAGTGACTAGAACAATCTGACTTTTATTGGTGCAAACACTGGGCTTGGGTGAGTGGAATATTCCCAAGTGCTCCCAGGAAGCTGCCCAAGGTCTGCACCTTGGGCTGGGTGCACACAGCCAGCAGCCCACTCCCTCCGGGTGTTCTTGTTGTGGAGTTCAGTCTTCGTGGATGTTGAAGAGCTTTGCTACTTCGTTGAGGTCCTCATGCTCCTCCCCGTCTTTGATGATCTGGAAGAAGGAGAACTCATTAAAATCCTGCGCATCCTGTAGAGAGCCAGTGCTGCAGGACTGTCACAGCCAATGCCAGGAACTCCTTGGATTCTCTCTGAAGCACCAGACTGAGACAGCCACAACACAACAGCACTTTCTACACCCAAATTCACATGGGAGTCTTAAATGTACCATCACCTGCCTAcaggaacagcaggaaaacCAACCTCCTGTCCCTGCGGGATTTGTTTCTGGGTTTCCCTTTACAGCCAGggagaaaaagtattttaaaaagtgatcgAGCTCTGCAAAGATGAGCCTGGCCCTGACTTGGAGCCAGGATTCCTGGCTTGAACCTGCAACTTTTAGACAAGATGAAGAGACCACAGATTTAGGGTAAGGACtgctgagggagggagggaaggaaaggaaaggaaggaaggctCTCCCACAGGGACGGCAGAAGCAATATGTTTCAATTGCATCTTCAGATTAGATATCAACAAACATTTCACCATGAATAGTTTGTCTTGGGACAGATCATCCAAGGGTAGTGTGGGATCACTCCCATGGTTCAAACAACCACAATTCTTCAAAGGTGTTAAAACCTGACCTGGGTCTGGCTCAGCTAAGCTGAGAGGTCTGGGCCAGGCCACAGGGGTGGGGACACACCAAGCCCCTGCTcaaggctgctccagcccagccatggTAGCTGTTTCTGGGATGGTGACATTTGAAACTTTTTCAGATGCTTGGACATGGgacaaagcagcacaaaaatagGACACTTTGCTCCTGTGTTGTGACTCCAGCCTGTACTACAGACCTGGAATTTCAGCCATGCCAAGGCAAGGCTTAGAGCACACATCTGATTTGAGTTATTTCTGTAAAAAGTTTGCAAACATTCAAAAAAGCACAGGGACAGTTCCCCTAATTCACCCAGAACAGTGCTCCTATTGGATATTGCCCAGCTCTGCACCAGACAGAGCATCTGCCTTTATTTATCCTCACTTTGAATTGACAGATTGATTTTTCCACAAGAAAAGCCCCGCTCTAACACACCCTCCTGTCAGTCATCCTCGCCCTGCACTGACCTTCCGAGCAATGGGCATCCTGTTGAAGATGTTCCACAGCACAATTCCCACCACGACTTTATCCCTGAGGTAGAAAATGACACCTTTGCCGTAATCTTCTCCTTGCTTTGGGACTTGAGGCATTGGTGAAGAGCTTTGAGAGATCTGAACTTCTGAGGCTTCCGCTTCTGTTTCACTCTCAGATCGAATTCCAGTCCCTAGGGCAGAAATAGGAGGAGTCACACACCCAGCGCAGGACATGTGATGATGAGAGCAGACAAAAGAGCATGTTCTGCAGGAGCCTGACGTGTTTCCCTTTGAGTTGTGTTCCCCAAAAGTTAAGTTTCATTAACAAAAGGATGAAACAATCCCAGCATGGAGCATAACACCAACAATCCCCAACTTCCACCCCCAAATGCAAAGGAAAGCAAGGTCTGCTTCCTCCAGGCAGCGGATACAAAATAAACATGCTTGGATCCAGAGTCTCTGTTGTCCCAAACTGATCATTTTGTTGCCTTGGAGGAGATCAGACTTCCCTGAGAGAGTCTGCATGGCAGTATAGGTGTTCCCTGATACCTTCTTGGAGGAatttttaaatcacattttaatattaaagCCAGCCTTTAAAGCTGGGTGGAGAAATGAGACAGCAGACTGCTGTTTCCTCGTGCTCTCAGAGGTCAGGGTGACTGTGGTCCCCACACCAGCACGTGCAGGAGCTCCCCAGTCCCTACCTGACTGTTCTGTTGCACTTTTTGGCGTGTCCTTCTCTGTCGCCTTGGCAAACACTCCCACTGTGGGCAAACTGCTGTCCACGAGGCCAATGGCTTCATACCCCACGTTGGGGCCCAGATCACTCCTAGGAATGAAGTGGGAATAAAGTAATTTGTAGCAGTAGTGAGACAAATCCAAGGCAGTCCCATCCATCCGTGCTCCACTCCTTCCTCCAGCATGGCGTGGGCAATGCTGGACACTGACACACTGAGACACGGAGTCTCCTCTGCACACACAGGTGGAACAAGGAGTGAAGACATAACAAGCCCATGGCCACAAGCTTCAAAAAAACCAGCTCACTGGCCAAAACTTTGAAATCCTTCAGGTCTGCTCCCTGGGAGGCAGCCGGAGGCTTCCCAGCTTCTTGCAGTGCTGTTACCCACACCAGGCTTGGCAGCATGGACAATCATTCAGTGAATATTTTTGAGAGCATTTAGGAAGGactaaagagaagaaaaccttGCCCTAACACCTTCTTGAACTGGGCACCTGGATCTGAACCAGGGTGCTGATAGTAGATAAAGCAGATGTGGTTTGGGACCAGTAAGTAGCAGGTGTCTGAAGTGATTCCCAGGATGCTGAGGAAACAGGTGCATCACGAACCATGAATCTATGTACAACACGACCTCCCTGGCCAGAATCCTCCAGCACAGAGTGGGGTTAATGCAAGCAACACCAGTAACATGGCAGCTGTGATCAGCTGGAGCTCAGGAGGgatcatggaatgatttgggttggaaggaacctcaaAACCCATTTCATTCCACTCttctaccatgggcagggacaccttccactatcctagattgctccaagccccatccagcctggccttggacacttccagggatccaggggcagctacagcttctctgggcaccctgtgctagggcctcatcaccctcagagggaaggatttcttccgTATATTGCAGCTAAATTTCCCCTCTGTCAGTTTGGAGCCagtcccccttgtcctgtcactccagtcCCTCTCTGGTTTCCTTGCAGCCCCTTCAGACACTGGAAGATGCTGTGAGGTCTCCACACAACCTTCTCTCCAAGAGGATCAGGATCCTGAGCACTCTGACAAAATGCATGAGGAATTCCTGTCATTTCCCAGCTTT
Encoded proteins:
- the LOC137482623 gene encoding uncharacterized protein, with protein sequence MEEQNPSPQSPKERHQLRDRGKGQREDGTGCTSTLPRQLPPSRTSSSSRPQLQQPQGSQGRSLHRLTLPRSSQGRSLHRLTLPRSSQGRSLHRLTLPRSSQGRSLHRLTSPRSSQGSQGRSVSRLTSPRSSQGRSVSRLTSPRSSQGSQGRSLHRLTSPRSSQGSQGRSVSRLTSSRSSLSSGGYREPSQPGRGGPGTRPAGAQVPPWWLLAAGHPGQQSRSPWPAATREKPPGLQRPGGARTGLHEESNS